From the genome of Deinococcus sp. JMULE3, one region includes:
- a CDS encoding MOSC domain-containing protein, producing MTPTLKLDAVCVGQPTALRVGKRDDISGIDKHPVPGRVTVGVERLDGDHIDSKKHHGGPDQAAYLYTAPDYDHWTEVLGEPLRPGTLGENLVLSGLESAALRVGDRLTVHASEGDVVFEVTAPRIPCATLAAHMGDGTFAKTFARARRPGAYLRVLQPGTVGAGDPVTFTPADDGAPTIGELFDLWFGAKPGAATLEGYLRWPLAARLRKNVQEHLDDARA from the coding sequence ATGACCCCCACCCTCAAGCTGGACGCCGTGTGCGTCGGGCAGCCGACCGCCCTGCGCGTCGGGAAACGCGACGACATCAGCGGCATCGACAAGCACCCGGTGCCGGGCCGCGTGACGGTCGGCGTGGAACGACTGGACGGCGACCACATCGACAGCAAGAAGCACCACGGCGGCCCCGATCAGGCGGCGTACCTGTACACCGCGCCCGACTACGACCACTGGACCGAGGTGCTGGGCGAGCCGCTGCGGCCCGGCACGCTGGGCGAGAACCTCGTCCTGAGCGGACTGGAATCCGCCGCGCTGCGGGTCGGCGACCGCCTGACCGTTCACGCCTCAGAGGGTGACGTGGTGTTCGAGGTCACCGCGCCCCGCATTCCCTGCGCGACCCTCGCGGCGCACATGGGGGACGGCACCTTCGCGAAGACGTTCGCCAGGGCGCGGCGGCCCGGCGCGTACCTGCGCGTCCTCCAGCCCGGCACGGTGGGCGCGGGCGACCCGGTGACCTTCACGCCTGCCGATGACGGCGCACCGACCATCGGTGAACTGTTCGACCTGTGGTTCGGCGCCAAGCCGGGCGCCGCCACGCTGGAAGGCTACCTGCGCTGGCCGCTGGCTGCCCGACTGCGGAAGAACGTGCAGGAGCACCTGGACGACGCGCGGGCCTGA
- the nadA gene encoding quinolinate synthase NadA: MTESDVNPVVPRPQTPHRDLLQLEVLPDEAQIRADIERLRREKNAVIIAHNYQRPEVQGIADYVGDSLGLSRQAAKTDADVIVFAGVHFMAETAAILNPDKTVLLPDLRAGCSLADTVTAQGIRDWKAQNPGGLVVTYVNTTADVKAESDYCCTSGNAVQIVQNLPADVPVLFAPDRFLAAHVIRETGRAMDVWDGACHVHEAIRPEDVQGQQAAYPDAELLIHPECGCSSKILGAIPDLQLYSTEGMIHRAKASPAQEFIVVTETGMVTRLEHDVPDKTFIPVSRTACCEYMKMITLENIRDALVNLEPRVTVPADIRALALKPIERMLAIG; the protein is encoded by the coding sequence ATGACCGAATCTGACGTGAATCCCGTCGTCCCACGCCCCCAGACCCCGCACCGCGACCTGCTGCAACTGGAAGTCCTGCCCGACGAAGCGCAGATCCGCGCGGACATCGAACGCCTGCGCCGCGAGAAGAACGCCGTGATCATCGCGCACAACTATCAGCGGCCCGAGGTGCAGGGCATTGCGGACTACGTGGGCGACTCGCTGGGCCTGTCCCGGCAGGCCGCGAAGACCGACGCGGACGTGATCGTGTTCGCCGGCGTGCACTTCATGGCCGAGACGGCCGCGATCCTCAACCCGGACAAGACCGTGCTGCTGCCCGACCTGCGCGCCGGGTGCTCGCTGGCCGACACCGTCACCGCGCAGGGCATCCGCGACTGGAAAGCGCAGAACCCCGGCGGGCTGGTCGTCACGTATGTGAACACCACCGCCGACGTGAAAGCCGAGAGCGACTACTGCTGCACCAGCGGGAACGCCGTGCAGATCGTGCAGAACCTCCCGGCAGACGTGCCGGTCCTGTTCGCCCCGGACCGCTTCCTGGCCGCGCACGTCATCCGCGAGACGGGCCGCGCCATGGACGTCTGGGACGGCGCCTGCCACGTGCACGAGGCCATCCGCCCCGAGGACGTGCAGGGCCAGCAGGCGGCGTACCCGGACGCGGAACTCCTCATCCACCCCGAGTGCGGCTGCTCCAGCAAGATCCTCGGCGCGATCCCCGACTTGCAGCTGTACTCCACCGAGGGCATGATCCACCGCGCCAAGGCCAGCCCCGCGCAGGAATTCATCGTCGTCACCGAGACCGGCATGGTCACCCGCCTGGAACACGACGTGCCCGACAAGACCTTCATTCCCGTCAGCCGCACCGCCTGCTGCGAGTACATGAAGATGATCACCCTGGAGAACATCCGCGACGCCCTGGTGAACCTGGAGCCGCGCGTGACCGTCCCGGCGGACATCCGCGCGCTGGCCCTGAAACCCATCGAGCGGATGCTCGCCATCGGGTAA
- the nadC gene encoding carboxylating nicotinate-nucleotide diphosphorylase: MLSLDERLRAALAEDIGRGDATTLATIPAAQQARAEFLLKEAGVLSGLTVATRVFALVDPTVTVTWTAADGEARERGPVGVVQGAARSLLTGERLALNLMQRLSGVATQTRRHVDALGESRTRLLDTRKTTPLWRDLEKQAVRHGGGFNHRAGLDDGILIKDNHVAAAGSITEAIRRARNHAYLLKVECEVPDLAGLEEALRAGADRVLLDNMSDDLLAQAVAVRDRLAPHVTLEASGNMTPARLPAVAASGVDFVSAGGLTHSAPALDISLNFIPLSETALPEDSK; this comes from the coding sequence GTGCTGAGTCTGGATGAGCGCCTGCGCGCCGCCCTGGCCGAGGACATCGGCCGGGGCGACGCCACGACCCTCGCCACCATTCCCGCCGCGCAGCAGGCCCGCGCGGAGTTCCTGCTGAAGGAGGCCGGGGTCCTGAGTGGCCTGACGGTCGCCACGCGCGTGTTCGCGCTGGTGGACCCGACCGTGACGGTCACCTGGACGGCGGCCGACGGTGAGGCGCGTGAACGCGGCCCGGTCGGAGTGGTGCAGGGCGCGGCCCGCAGCCTCCTGACCGGGGAGCGGCTGGCGCTGAACCTGATGCAGCGCCTGTCGGGCGTGGCGACCCAGACGCGCCGTCACGTGGACGCCCTGGGCGAGTCGCGCACGCGGCTGCTCGACACGCGCAAGACCACGCCGCTGTGGCGCGACCTGGAAAAACAGGCGGTCCGGCACGGCGGCGGGTTCAACCACCGCGCCGGGCTCGACGACGGCATCCTGATCAAGGACAACCACGTCGCCGCCGCCGGGAGCATCACCGAGGCGATCCGCCGCGCGCGGAACCACGCGTACCTCCTGAAGGTCGAGTGCGAGGTGCCGGACCTCGCTGGACTGGAGGAAGCCCTGCGCGCCGGAGCGGACCGCGTGCTGCTGGACAACATGAGTGACGACCTGCTCGCGCAGGCGGTCGCCGTGCGGGACCGCCTCGCGCCGCATGTGACGCTGGAGGCCAGCGGCAACATGACGCCCGCGCGCCTGCCCGCCGTGGCCGCCAGCGGCGTGGATTTCGTGAGCGCCGGGGGCCTGACCCACTCCGCGCCCGCGCTGGACATCAGCCTGAACTTCATTCCCCTCTCTGAGACTGCACTGCCCGAGGACTCCAAATGA